The following proteins come from a genomic window of Iamia sp. SCSIO 61187:
- the treZ gene encoding malto-oligosyltrehalose trehalohydrolase, with protein sequence MLFRVWAPAAEDDVVVRLLTGAAAGDHPMVDAGTGVRQATVAGAAPGDDYVYVLDGRALPDPASRHQPEGVRGPSRVVDPAAFTWTDDGFVAHPLAESVLYELHIGTFSEDGTFDGAIPHLAALADLGVTAIEIMPVAEFPGRWGWGYDGVYLGAAHSTYGGPEGLARLVDAAHSHGLAVVLDVVHNHLGSTGAEQIAAFGPYFTDKYSTWWGSALNYDDAWSDPVREWVLQSVEWYLRDLHVDGLRLDAVHAVFDQGAEHLVAAVARRSHEVRPGALVIAESALNDPKVIRPPELGGWGCDAQWADDLHHAVRVLATGERDGYYADFGSVADLAKALHRPYVHTGGWSPARQRRFGAPADDRPPEQFVVFTQDHDQVGNRALGDRLPAEVQPVAALIVLTSPFTPMLFMGEEHGEPAPFQFFSDHIDPEIAEATREGRKREFAAFAAFSGEEVPDPQDEATFLRSKLTGQVDPTIAALYRKLLEARRALPPGEVDEVAFDEEARWVRFRRGPFHVVASFAAAPSTVPLPPHVTEVLVSTHHTFAVTDGAIALPPLGGALLREGAGR encoded by the coding sequence GTGCTGTTCCGGGTGTGGGCGCCGGCCGCCGAGGACGACGTGGTGGTGCGCCTGCTGACGGGCGCGGCCGCCGGCGACCACCCGATGGTCGACGCCGGCACGGGTGTGCGCCAGGCGACGGTGGCGGGCGCCGCCCCGGGCGACGACTACGTGTACGTCCTCGACGGGCGCGCGCTCCCCGACCCGGCCAGCCGGCACCAGCCCGAGGGGGTCCGGGGGCCGTCGCGCGTCGTCGACCCCGCCGCCTTCACGTGGACCGACGACGGCTTCGTCGCCCACCCCCTGGCCGAGAGCGTCCTCTACGAGCTGCACATCGGGACCTTCAGCGAGGACGGCACCTTCGACGGCGCCATCCCCCACCTCGCCGCCCTCGCCGACCTCGGCGTCACCGCCATCGAGATCATGCCGGTCGCCGAGTTCCCCGGACGCTGGGGCTGGGGCTACGACGGCGTGTACCTCGGAGCCGCCCACTCGACCTACGGCGGGCCCGAGGGCCTGGCCCGGCTCGTCGACGCCGCCCACTCGCACGGCCTGGCCGTCGTGCTCGACGTGGTCCACAACCACCTCGGCTCCACCGGCGCCGAGCAGATCGCCGCCTTCGGCCCGTACTTCACCGACAAGTACTCGACCTGGTGGGGCTCGGCCCTCAACTACGACGACGCCTGGAGCGACCCGGTCCGGGAGTGGGTCCTCCAGAGCGTCGAGTGGTACCTGCGCGACCTCCACGTCGACGGGCTGCGGCTCGACGCCGTGCACGCCGTGTTCGACCAGGGCGCCGAGCACCTCGTCGCCGCCGTCGCCCGCCGGAGCCACGAGGTCCGCCCCGGCGCCCTCGTCATCGCCGAGAGCGCGCTGAACGACCCCAAGGTCATCCGGCCGCCCGAGCTCGGCGGGTGGGGCTGCGACGCCCAGTGGGCCGACGACCTCCACCACGCCGTGCGGGTCCTCGCCACCGGCGAGCGCGACGGGTACTACGCCGACTTCGGGTCGGTCGCCGACCTGGCCAAGGCCCTGCACCGGCCCTACGTGCACACCGGCGGCTGGAGCCCGGCGCGCCAGCGGCGCTTCGGCGCCCCCGCCGACGACCGCCCGCCCGAGCAGTTCGTCGTGTTCACCCAGGACCACGACCAGGTGGGCAACCGGGCCCTCGGAGACCGCCTCCCCGCCGAGGTCCAGCCCGTCGCCGCCCTCATCGTCCTGACCTCCCCGTTCACGCCCATGCTCTTCATGGGCGAGGAGCACGGGGAGCCGGCGCCCTTCCAGTTCTTCAGCGACCACATCGACCCCGAGATCGCCGAGGCCACCCGGGAGGGTCGCAAGCGGGAGTTCGCCGCCTTCGCCGCCTTCTCGGGCGAGGAGGTCCCCGACCCCCAGGACGAGGCCACCTTCCTCCGCTCCAAGCTGACCGGCCAGGTCGACCCGACCATCGCCGCCCTCTACCGCAAGCTCCTCGAGGCCCGCCGCGCCCTCCCCCCCGGCGAGGTCGACGAGGTCGCCTTCGACGAGGAGGCCCGCTGGGTCCGGTTCCGCCGCGGCCCGTTCCACGTCGTCGCCTCCTTCGCGGCGGCGCCGAGCACCGTCCCCCTCCCGCCCCACGTGACCGAGGTCCTCGTGTCCACCCACCACACCTTCGCCGTCACCGACGGCGCCATCGCCCTGCCCCCGCTCGGGGGCGCGCTCCTGCGCGAGGGGGCGGGCCGATGA
- the treS gene encoding maltose alpha-D-glucosyltransferase produces MTHENPARDTATHWFEANPLWFKTAVFYELHLRAFFDSNNDGSGDFRGLTEKLDYLQWLGVDCIWLLPTYPSPLRDGGYDIADFNGVHPDYGTLDDVKEFLAAAHEKGMRVITDLVMNHTSNDHAWFQESRQPGSEKRDWYVWSDSDDLYKDARIIFTDTEVSNWTWDPEAGAYYWHRFFSHQPDLNYENPDVQEAMLDVLRFWLDLGLDGFRLDAVPYLFEEDGTNCENLPATHEFLKRVRATVDAEYPDRVLLAEANQWPEDVVDYFGDGDECHMAFHFPVMPRMFMSLRREDATPMIEILERTPEIPESCQWGLFLRNHDELTLEMVTDEERDYMYAEYAKDPRMKINVGIRRRLAPLLDGSREDITLLHAILFSLPGSPILYYGDEIAMGDNVYLGDRDGVRTPMQWTGDRNGGFSRADFAQLYAPPLMDPVYGFQAVNVEAQLRTPNSLLRWIQRFVALRKEHPVFGLGTYRALKTSNTKIFAVLREYEGDTVLCVHNIARSAQAVELDLSEFQDRWPEEMLGRTRFPRIGELPYLLTMAPRGFFWFRLTEEERPEERFDAALEAAEARSEEERVAAEDRAAHERAEAEDAAAEDVLRGPAADEVGG; encoded by the coding sequence ATGACGCACGAGAACCCCGCACGCGACACCGCCACCCACTGGTTCGAGGCCAACCCGCTCTGGTTCAAGACCGCGGTCTTCTACGAGTTGCACCTGCGCGCCTTCTTCGACAGCAACAACGACGGCTCCGGTGACTTCCGGGGCCTGACCGAGAAGCTGGACTACCTCCAGTGGCTCGGCGTCGACTGCATCTGGCTGCTGCCGACCTACCCCTCGCCGCTGCGCGACGGCGGCTACGACATCGCCGACTTCAACGGCGTGCACCCGGACTACGGCACCCTCGACGACGTCAAGGAGTTCCTGGCCGCCGCCCACGAGAAGGGGATGCGCGTCATCACGGACCTGGTGATGAACCACACCTCCAACGACCACGCCTGGTTCCAGGAGAGCCGCCAGCCCGGCAGCGAGAAGCGGGACTGGTACGTCTGGTCCGACAGCGACGACCTGTACAAGGACGCCCGGATCATCTTCACCGACACCGAGGTCTCGAACTGGACCTGGGACCCGGAGGCCGGCGCCTACTACTGGCACCGCTTCTTCAGCCACCAGCCCGACCTCAACTACGAGAACCCCGACGTGCAGGAGGCGATGCTCGACGTCCTGCGCTTCTGGCTCGACCTCGGGCTCGACGGCTTCCGCCTCGACGCCGTGCCGTACCTCTTCGAGGAGGACGGGACGAACTGCGAGAACCTGCCCGCGACCCACGAGTTCCTCAAGCGGGTGCGCGCCACCGTCGACGCCGAGTACCCCGACCGGGTCCTGCTGGCCGAGGCCAACCAGTGGCCCGAGGACGTGGTCGACTACTTCGGCGACGGCGACGAGTGCCACATGGCGTTCCACTTCCCGGTCATGCCCCGCATGTTCATGTCGCTCCGCCGGGAGGACGCCACCCCCATGATCGAGATCCTCGAGCGCACGCCCGAGATCCCCGAGAGCTGCCAGTGGGGCCTGTTCCTCCGCAACCACGACGAGCTGACGCTCGAGATGGTCACCGACGAGGAGCGGGACTACATGTACGCCGAGTACGCCAAGGACCCCCGGATGAAGATCAACGTCGGCATCCGCCGGCGCCTGGCCCCGCTGCTCGACGGCAGCCGCGAGGACATCACCCTCCTCCACGCCATCCTCTTCTCCCTGCCGGGGTCACCGATCCTCTACTACGGCGACGAGATCGCCATGGGCGACAACGTGTACCTCGGCGACCGCGACGGCGTCCGCACGCCGATGCAGTGGACCGGCGACCGCAACGGCGGGTTCAGCCGGGCCGACTTCGCCCAGCTCTACGCCCCGCCGCTGATGGACCCCGTCTACGGGTTCCAGGCCGTGAACGTCGAGGCCCAGCTGCGCACGCCGAACAGCCTGCTGCGCTGGATCCAGCGCTTCGTGGCCCTCCGCAAGGAGCACCCCGTCTTCGGGCTCGGCACCTACCGGGCGCTCAAGACCTCGAACACCAAGATCTTCGCCGTGCTGCGGGAGTACGAGGGCGACACCGTGCTGTGCGTCCACAACATCGCCCGCTCGGCCCAGGCGGTCGAGCTCGACCTGTCGGAGTTCCAGGACCGCTGGCCCGAGGAGATGCTGGGGCGCACCCGCTTCCCCCGCATCGGCGAGCTCCCCTACCTGCTCACCATGGCGCCGCGCGGGTTCTTCTGGTTCCGCCTCACCGAGGAGGAGCGGCCCGAGGAGCGCTTCGACGCCGCCCTCGAGGCGGCCGAGGCCCGCTCCGAGGAGGAGCGGGTCGCGGCCGAGGACCGGGCCGCCCACGAGCGGGCCGAGGCCGAGGACGCCGCCGCCGAGGACGTGCTCCGGGGACCGGCGGCCGACGAGGTGGGAGGATGA
- the glgX gene encoding glycogen debranching protein GlgX, whose product MTDATVDPSHPDAPTEVWPGQPFPLGATWDGQGVNFSLFSENATCVELCLFDDEGTEERIEVTERTAFNWHVYVPGRGPGCRYGYRVHGPYQPEDGFRFNPAKLLIDPYAKAIEGGIDFAAASVLPYVPDDTDTADLEPDDEDDADAIPKSLVIDPHFDWEDDRRPNHPWSETVIYEVHVKGFTELHPEVREDLRGTYGGLASEPAVAYLKDLGVTAVELLPIHHIADESFLHDRGLTNYWGYSTIGFLAPHAGYAATGSNGEQIREFKGMVKALHRAGIEVILDVVYNHTAEGNHLGPMLSFKGVDNTSYYRLMPDDPRYYMDFTGTGNSLNAVHPSVLRMIMDSLRYWVTECHVDGFRFDLASALARELYEVDRLSAFFDVIHQDPVLSQVKLIAEPWDVGPGGYQVGNFPVLWTEWNGIYRDSMRDFWRGEADNAEFASRLTGSSDLYESDGRSPVASINFVTAHDGFTLADLVSYEHKHNEANLEDNQDGTDDNRSWNCGVEGETDDPEILELRARQRRNLMTTLLMSQGVPMILGGDEICRSQGGNNNGWCQDNEISWFDWDLDEGAVEMRDFTRRLIHLRREHPVLRRAKFLEGESSDTTSLPDAWWFRPDGRRMTRRDWDRGDGHAVGLFLNGHALQDRNAHGRRIVDDSFLLLVNAHHEDVPFVLPARRFGAQWDVVLTTVDPAVEEGAWSAAPRARVDVMARSITLLRRAE is encoded by the coding sequence ATGACCGACGCCACCGTCGACCCCAGCCACCCGGACGCTCCGACCGAGGTCTGGCCCGGCCAGCCCTTCCCCCTGGGCGCGACCTGGGACGGCCAGGGCGTCAACTTCTCGCTGTTCAGCGAGAACGCCACCTGCGTCGAGCTGTGCCTGTTCGACGACGAGGGCACCGAGGAGCGCATCGAGGTCACCGAGCGCACCGCCTTCAACTGGCACGTCTACGTCCCCGGGCGGGGGCCGGGCTGCCGCTACGGCTACCGGGTGCACGGGCCGTACCAGCCCGAGGACGGCTTCCGCTTCAACCCGGCCAAGCTCCTGATCGACCCCTACGCCAAGGCCATCGAGGGCGGCATCGACTTCGCCGCCGCCAGCGTCCTGCCCTACGTCCCCGACGACACCGACACCGCCGACCTCGAGCCCGACGACGAGGACGACGCCGACGCCATCCCCAAGTCGCTGGTCATCGACCCGCACTTCGACTGGGAGGACGACCGGCGCCCGAACCACCCGTGGAGCGAGACGGTCATCTACGAGGTCCACGTCAAGGGGTTCACCGAGCTGCACCCCGAGGTCCGGGAGGACCTGCGCGGCACCTACGGCGGGTTGGCCTCCGAGCCGGCGGTCGCGTACCTCAAGGACCTCGGCGTGACCGCCGTCGAGCTGCTCCCGATCCACCACATCGCCGACGAGAGCTTCCTCCACGACCGGGGCCTCACGAACTACTGGGGCTACAGCACCATCGGCTTCCTGGCCCCCCACGCCGGCTACGCCGCGACCGGCAGCAACGGCGAGCAGATCCGTGAGTTCAAGGGGATGGTGAAGGCCCTGCACCGGGCGGGCATCGAGGTGATCCTCGACGTCGTCTACAACCACACCGCCGAGGGCAACCACCTCGGGCCGATGCTGTCGTTCAAGGGCGTCGACAACACGTCGTACTACCGGCTGATGCCCGACGACCCCCGGTACTACATGGACTTCACCGGCACCGGGAACTCGCTCAACGCCGTGCACCCGAGCGTGCTGCGGATGATCATGGACTCGCTGCGGTACTGGGTGACCGAGTGCCACGTCGACGGGTTCCGCTTCGACCTGGCCTCGGCCCTGGCCCGCGAGCTCTACGAGGTCGACCGCCTGTCGGCCTTCTTCGACGTCATCCACCAGGACCCCGTCCTGTCCCAGGTGAAGCTGATCGCCGAGCCGTGGGACGTCGGCCCCGGCGGCTACCAGGTCGGCAACTTCCCGGTCCTGTGGACCGAGTGGAACGGCATCTACCGCGACAGCATGCGGGACTTCTGGCGGGGCGAGGCCGACAACGCCGAGTTCGCCTCCCGCCTCACCGGGTCGAGCGACCTGTACGAGTCCGACGGTCGGTCCCCCGTCGCGTCGATCAACTTCGTCACCGCCCACGACGGGTTCACGCTGGCCGACCTGGTCAGCTACGAGCACAAGCACAACGAGGCCAACCTGGAGGACAACCAGGACGGCACCGACGACAACCGGTCGTGGAACTGCGGGGTCGAGGGCGAGACCGACGACCCCGAGATCCTCGAGCTCCGGGCCCGCCAGCGCCGGAACCTGATGACCACCCTGCTGATGAGCCAGGGCGTGCCCATGATCCTCGGGGGCGACGAGATCTGCCGCTCCCAGGGCGGCAACAACAACGGGTGGTGCCAGGACAACGAGATCTCCTGGTTCGACTGGGACCTCGACGAGGGGGCCGTCGAGATGCGGGACTTCACCCGCCGCCTCATCCACCTGCGCCGCGAGCACCCGGTGCTGCGCCGGGCCAAGTTCCTCGAGGGCGAGTCCAGCGACACCACCTCGCTGCCCGACGCCTGGTGGTTCCGCCCCGACGGCCGCCGCATGACCCGGCGCGACTGGGACCGGGGCGACGGCCACGCCGTGGGCCTGTTCCTCAACGGCCACGCCCTCCAGGACCGCAACGCCCACGGGCGCCGCATCGTCGACGACTCGTTCCTCCTGCTCGTCAACGCCCACCACGAGGACGTCCCGTTCGTCTTGCCGGCGCGCCGCTTCGGCGCCCAGTGGGACGTGGTGCTCACCACCGTCGACCCGGCGGTCGAGGAGGGCGCCTGGTCGGCCGCCCCCCGGGCCCGGGTCGACGTGATGGCCCGGTCCATCACCCTCCTCCGCCGGGCCGAGTGA
- the glgB gene encoding 1,4-alpha-glucan branching protein GlgB, translated as MTTDRIDADSSPATPPGHSADASPATGITLGEIDLHLLNEGRHRRLHDVLGAHVRTVDGVEGTAFSVWAPDARSVSVVGDFNHWVGGSHPMHPIGSSGVWEVFVPGVGAGTAYKFEVHGRDGSLVQHADPVALQAEVPPATASIVSASHHTWTDAGWVERRRSLDPQVGPMSIYEVHLGSWRRDPANPDVPLGYAQVADELAAYVTDMGFTHVELLPVMHHPFGGSWGYQVTSFFAPAAAWGTPDELKYLVDTLHAHGIGVILDWVPAHFPRDEWALARFDGTELYEHAGPRGSHPDWGTLVFNHGRHEVKGFLLANALFWLQDMHADGLRVDAVASMLYLDYSREEGQWAPNVHGGREDLEAVAFLQEVNTVIHAEEPGVASVAEESTAWPGVSKPVDGGGLGFGFKWNMGWMHDTLAYFQQDPVHRKYHHNELTFSLVYAFDESFILPLSHDEVVHGKRSLLEKMPGDRWQQMANLRALYGYMWAHPGKQLLFMGGEIAQEREWSEERSVDWHLLEQPDHAGVQGLVRDLNHCYRRHPALWEVDGDPAGFSWLEGGDADRSVVAFARHSAGSAEHLVCVANLTPVPREGYRVGLPTWGRWTEVLNTDAAPYGGSNVGNMGGVDAESVPWHGQPWSAEMTLPPLGVVWFASPAVGTATR; from the coding sequence GTGACGACCGACCGCATCGACGCCGACAGCTCCCCTGCGACGCCTCCAGGCCACTCGGCTGACGCCTCGCCGGCCACCGGGATCACGCTGGGCGAGATCGACCTCCACCTGCTCAACGAGGGCCGGCACCGCCGGCTCCACGACGTGCTCGGCGCCCACGTCCGCACCGTCGACGGCGTCGAGGGCACCGCCTTCTCGGTGTGGGCCCCCGACGCTCGCTCGGTGAGCGTGGTCGGCGACTTCAACCACTGGGTCGGCGGCAGCCACCCGATGCACCCGATCGGGTCCTCGGGCGTGTGGGAGGTGTTCGTGCCCGGCGTCGGCGCGGGCACGGCCTACAAGTTCGAGGTCCACGGCCGCGACGGGTCGCTCGTCCAGCACGCCGACCCCGTCGCCCTCCAGGCCGAGGTGCCGCCGGCCACGGCGTCGATCGTGAGCGCCTCGCACCACACCTGGACCGACGCCGGCTGGGTCGAGCGGCGTCGGTCGCTCGACCCCCAGGTCGGACCCATGTCGATCTACGAGGTCCACCTCGGGTCCTGGCGACGCGACCCGGCCAACCCCGACGTCCCCCTGGGCTACGCCCAGGTCGCCGACGAGCTGGCCGCCTACGTCACCGACATGGGCTTCACCCACGTCGAGCTGCTGCCGGTCATGCACCACCCCTTCGGCGGCTCGTGGGGCTACCAGGTCACGTCGTTCTTCGCCCCCGCGGCGGCCTGGGGCACGCCCGACGAGCTCAAGTACCTCGTCGACACGCTCCACGCCCACGGCATCGGCGTCATCCTCGACTGGGTCCCGGCCCACTTCCCCCGCGACGAGTGGGCCCTCGCCCGCTTCGACGGCACCGAGCTGTACGAGCACGCCGGGCCCCGGGGCTCGCACCCCGACTGGGGCACGCTCGTGTTCAACCACGGCCGCCACGAGGTCAAGGGCTTCCTGCTGGCCAACGCCCTGTTCTGGCTCCAGGACATGCACGCCGACGGCCTCCGCGTCGACGCCGTGGCCTCGATGCTCTACCTGGACTACTCCCGCGAGGAGGGCCAGTGGGCGCCCAACGTCCACGGCGGGCGCGAGGACCTGGAGGCGGTGGCCTTCCTCCAGGAGGTGAACACCGTCATCCACGCCGAGGAGCCGGGCGTGGCCTCGGTGGCCGAGGAGTCGACCGCCTGGCCCGGCGTGTCCAAGCCGGTCGACGGCGGCGGGCTGGGCTTCGGGTTCAAGTGGAACATGGGGTGGATGCACGACACCCTCGCCTACTTCCAGCAGGACCCCGTGCACCGGAAGTACCACCACAACGAGCTGACGTTCAGCCTCGTCTACGCCTTCGACGAGAGCTTCATCCTCCCGCTGAGCCACGACGAGGTCGTCCACGGCAAGCGCTCGCTGCTGGAGAAGATGCCCGGCGACCGCTGGCAGCAGATGGCCAACCTGCGGGCCCTCTACGGCTACATGTGGGCCCACCCGGGCAAGCAGCTCCTCTTCATGGGCGGCGAGATCGCCCAGGAGCGGGAGTGGAGCGAGGAGCGCAGCGTCGACTGGCACCTGCTCGAGCAGCCCGACCACGCCGGCGTCCAGGGCCTCGTCCGCGACCTCAACCACTGCTACCGCCGCCACCCCGCCCTGTGGGAGGTCGACGGCGACCCGGCCGGCTTCAGCTGGCTCGAGGGCGGCGACGCCGACCGCAGCGTGGTGGCCTTCGCCCGCCACAGCGCCGGATCCGCCGAGCACCTGGTGTGCGTGGCCAACCTGACCCCCGTGCCCCGCGAGGGCTACCGGGTGGGCCTGCCGACCTGGGGGCGCTGGACCGAGGTGCTCAACACCGACGCCGCGCCCTACGGCGGCTCGAACGTCGGCAACATGGGCGGCGTCGACGCCGAGAGCGTCCCGTGGCACGGCCAGCCCTGGTCGGCCGAGATGACCCTCCCGCCGCTCGGCGTGGTGTGGTTCGCCTCCCCCGCGGTGGGAACTGCCACCCGGTGA
- a CDS encoding 4-alpha-glucanotransferase — MRGPRSAGVLAHVTSIPGGTLGDARRFVDWLATAGVGWWQVLPVGPPDEHGSPYRSASAFAGWSGLLASPRARVTVADEDDFRLGPGAGWIDEWVAFVTATGGDAREAVRDQVRFEREWRALRAHAADAGVRLIGDVPIYVAPDGADHRAHPQLFRAGAVAGVPPDAFSATGQRWGNPLFDWPAHRRQGYRWWTERLRRTFDLVDLTRIDHFRAFTAYWAVPEECPTAIEGRWVRGPGRDVFDAAAAELGPLPVIAEDLGVITPAVERLRDELGFPGMAVLQFGFDGTRPNLHHPSRHHEHQVAYSGTHDNDTALGWWRSLAPAAQGRVRATADAAGVEADSAQPWWTVVDLTMASPAAMAIVPLQDVLGLGSDARMNQPGTAVGNWSWQAERRQLTPAVAGRLRRSLEGSDRLAP; from the coding sequence GTGCGCGGACCTCGATCGGCCGGGGTGCTGGCCCACGTGACCTCGATCCCGGGCGGCACCCTCGGCGACGCCCGGCGGTTCGTCGACTGGCTGGCGACCGCCGGGGTCGGCTGGTGGCAGGTGCTGCCCGTCGGCCCGCCCGACGAGCACGGATCGCCGTACCGGTCGGCCTCCGCCTTCGCCGGGTGGTCCGGGCTCCTGGCCTCACCGCGCGCCCGGGTGACCGTCGCCGACGAGGACGACTTCCGGCTCGGTCCCGGCGCCGGGTGGATCGACGAGTGGGTCGCGTTCGTCACCGCCACCGGGGGCGACGCCCGCGAGGCGGTGCGGGACCAGGTCCGCTTCGAGCGGGAGTGGCGCGCCCTGCGGGCCCACGCCGCCGACGCCGGCGTGCGGCTCATCGGGGACGTGCCGATCTACGTGGCGCCCGACGGCGCCGACCACCGGGCCCACCCGCAGCTGTTCCGCGCCGGTGCCGTGGCCGGCGTCCCGCCCGACGCCTTCAGCGCCACCGGCCAGCGCTGGGGGAACCCCCTGTTCGACTGGCCGGCCCACCGGCGCCAGGGCTACCGCTGGTGGACCGAGCGCCTGCGGCGCACCTTCGACCTCGTCGACCTCACCCGCATCGACCACTTCCGGGCCTTCACCGCCTACTGGGCGGTGCCCGAGGAGTGCCCCACGGCCATCGAGGGGCGCTGGGTCCGGGGCCCCGGGCGCGACGTGTTCGACGCCGCCGCCGCCGAGCTCGGCCCCCTCCCGGTCATCGCCGAGGACCTGGGCGTGATCACCCCGGCGGTGGAGCGCCTGCGGGACGAGCTCGGGTTCCCGGGCATGGCCGTGCTCCAGTTCGGCTTCGACGGGACCCGCCCCAACCTCCACCACCCCTCCCGCCACCACGAGCACCAGGTGGCCTACAGCGGCACCCACGACAACGACACCGCCCTCGGGTGGTGGCGCTCCCTGGCCCCGGCGGCGCAGGGCCGGGTGCGCGCCACGGCCGATGCCGCGGGGGTCGAGGCCGACAGCGCCCAGCCGTGGTGGACCGTGGTCGACCTGACCATGGCCTCGCCGGCGGCGATGGCGATCGTCCCGCTCCAGGACGTCCTGGGCCTCGGGTCGGACGCCCGGATGAACCAGCCCGGCACCGCGGTGGGCAACTGGTCGTGGCAGGCCGAGCGCCGCCAGCTGACCCCGGCCGTGGCCGGCCGCCTGCGTCGGTCGTTGGAGGGGTCGGACCGCCTGGCGCCGTGA
- a CDS encoding alpha-1,4-glucan--maltose-1-phosphate maltosyltransferase, with translation MEPVPGRASAAPPPRIVIEHPTPVVDCGRHLPKRTVGETLEVGADIFRDGHEVLRAVVRWKPPGPGKRPWQESPLRHVDAAVKGVRWEGRFPVDALGRWKWTVEAWVDELASWREEIRRKADAGQEDLSSELAEGALLLRAAAKRAKGDDRTAIASAADVVEDGDAPTRTRVGAALDPALVALCDAHPDRSRAVKLPRAQELDVDPERARFGSWYELFPRSWGGLAGVQEQLPALADLGFDVVYLPPIHPIGVTNRKGRNNTLVAGPDDPGSPWAIGGPDGGHDAVHPELGTIDDLDRLVAAARDLDIEIALDFAIQCSADHPWLTEHSEWFNRRPDGTLKYAENPPKKYQDIYNVNFDCEDWRGLWTALRDVVLFWVDHGIRVFRVDNPHTKPVPFWEWLIRSVRDDHPEVIFLAEAFTHRAMMRTLAKAGFNQSYTYFTWKQSSWELAEYVTELATTEEREYFRPNFFANTPDILTAELADGGPAKFVSRLILAATLSPSYGIYSGFESFERTPVQPGSEEYLDSEKYEAKRRALDGPLLPLVEQLNRIRRQQVPLQHMSGTRFLDTENPALLAFAKQHEGQTVITVVSLDPEHVQEGVVVVPYELGLPPSFKAHDLLTGDTFDWRIGRNYVRLVPLDQPAHIIEIEVA, from the coding sequence GTGGAACCTGTCCCCGGTCGCGCCTCCGCCGCCCCTCCCCCGCGCATCGTCATCGAGCACCCGACGCCGGTGGTCGACTGCGGGCGCCACCTCCCGAAGAGGACGGTCGGCGAGACCCTCGAGGTCGGCGCCGACATCTTCCGGGACGGTCACGAGGTGCTGCGCGCCGTCGTGCGCTGGAAGCCGCCGGGGCCCGGGAAGCGCCCCTGGCAGGAGAGCCCCCTGCGCCACGTCGACGCCGCCGTCAAGGGGGTCCGCTGGGAGGGCCGGTTCCCCGTCGACGCCCTCGGGCGCTGGAAGTGGACCGTCGAGGCGTGGGTCGACGAGCTGGCCTCGTGGCGGGAGGAGATCCGCCGCAAGGCCGACGCCGGCCAGGAGGACCTGAGCAGCGAGCTGGCCGAGGGTGCGCTCCTGCTGCGGGCCGCGGCCAAGCGGGCCAAGGGCGACGACCGCACCGCCATCGCCTCCGCCGCCGACGTCGTCGAGGACGGCGACGCCCCCACCCGCACCCGCGTCGGGGCCGCCCTCGACCCCGCCCTGGTCGCCCTGTGCGACGCCCACCCCGACCGCTCCCGCGCCGTGAAGCTGCCCCGGGCCCAGGAGCTCGACGTCGACCCGGAGCGGGCCCGGTTCGGCTCCTGGTACGAGCTGTTCCCCCGGTCCTGGGGCGGTCTGGCCGGCGTGCAGGAGCAGCTCCCCGCCCTCGCCGACCTCGGCTTCGACGTCGTCTACCTCCCGCCGATCCACCCCATCGGCGTCACCAACCGCAAGGGCCGGAACAACACGCTCGTCGCCGGCCCCGACGACCCGGGCTCGCCGTGGGCCATCGGCGGTCCCGACGGCGGCCACGACGCCGTCCACCCCGAGCTCGGCACCATCGACGACCTCGACCGGCTGGTGGCCGCCGCCCGCGACCTCGACATCGAGATCGCCCTCGACTTCGCCATCCAGTGCTCGGCCGACCACCCCTGGCTGACCGAGCACTCCGAGTGGTTCAACCGGCGCCCCGACGGGACGCTCAAGTACGCCGAGAACCCGCCCAAGAAGTACCAGGACATCTACAACGTCAACTTCGACTGCGAGGACTGGCGGGGGCTGTGGACCGCCCTCCGCGACGTCGTCCTGTTCTGGGTCGACCACGGGATCCGGGTCTTCCGCGTCGACAACCCGCACACCAAGCCGGTGCCGTTCTGGGAGTGGCTGATCCGCTCGGTCCGCGACGACCACCCCGAGGTGATCTTCCTGGCCGAGGCCTTCACCCACCGGGCCATGATGCGGACCCTCGCCAAGGCCGGCTTCAACCAGAGCTACACGTACTTCACCTGGAAGCAGTCCTCGTGGGAGCTGGCCGAGTACGTGACCGAGCTGGCCACCACCGAGGAGCGGGAGTACTTCCGGCCCAACTTCTTCGCCAACACCCCCGACATCCTGACCGCCGAGCTGGCCGACGGCGGCCCGGCGAAGTTCGTCAGCCGCCTGATCCTGGCCGCCACCCTCTCGCCCAGCTACGGCATCTACTCCGGCTTCGAGAGCTTCGAGCGGACCCCGGTGCAGCCGGGCTCTGAGGAGTACCTCGACAGCGAGAAGTACGAGGCCAAGCGGCGCGCGCTCGACGGTCCGCTGCTGCCTCTGGTCGAGCAGCTCAACCGCATCCGCCGCCAGCAGGTCCCGCTGCAGCACATGTCCGGCACCCGCTTCCTCGACACCGAGAACCCGGCGCTCCTCGCCTTCGCCAAGCAGCACGAGGGCCAGACGGTCATCACCGTCGTGTCGCTCGACCCCGAGCACGTCCAGGAGGGCGTAGTCGTGGTGCCCTACGAGCTCGGCCTGCCGCCCAGCTTCAAGGCCCACGACCTGCTCACCGGCGACACCTTCGACTGGCGGATCGGTCGCAACTACGTGCGACTGGTGCCGTTGGACCAACCCGCCCACATCATCGAGATCGAGGTCGCGTGA